The following is a genomic window from Niabella soli DSM 19437.
ATGCGGTAAAGCAATATATCACGATCAAAGGAGGCGATGCATCCGGTACCATGTACGGCTGTTTTGAGCTGGCGGATCGGATCAAACGTTCAGGGACTATTCCACAGGAGCTTACTTTCACAGATGCACCGGAAATGGTGCTGCGGGGACAGTGCATCGGCCTGCAAAAACCTTATTACCTGCCGGGGCGCAATGTGTATGAATATCCCTACACCCCGCAAACTTTCCCCTGGTTTTATAATAAAAAATTATGGATACAGGTGCTGGACTCCATGGCGCATAACCGGATGAATTCCCTGTATCTCTGGAACGGTCATCCTTTTGCCTCACTGGTGCGGCTCAGGGATTATCCTTACGCGGTGGAAGTAGACGACGCTACCTTTAAACTGAATGAAGAAATGTACCGTTTCCTTACAACGGAAGCGGATAAAAGAGGCATTTGGGTGATCCAGATGTTTTACAATATTATCGTTTCAAAACCCTTTGCAGAGAAGAATCATTTAAAAACACAGGAACGCGAACGACCGATCCTTCCCATTATTGCCGACTACACGCGAAAATCCATAGCGGCCTTTGTTGAAAAATACCCGCATGTGGGGTTGATGGTTTGCCTGGGAGAGGCGATGCAGGGCATCGGGAATGACGATATCGAGTGGTTTACGAAAACCATTATCCCCGGGGTAAAAGATGGATTAAAGGCCCTGGGTGAAAAAGACCCCTCAGTTGCGTCAGAAGAGCCGCCGATCGTATTGCGTGCGCATGATACCGATGCTCCTTCTGTTATGAAGGCAGCTTTACCGCTGTACAAAAATTTATATACCGAAGCCAAATTTAATGGTGAGGCATTGACAGATCCCCGTCCCAGAGGCCCATGGGCAGCGCTGCATCAAACGCTGAGCAAGCTGGGAAGCGTGCACATCGCAAACGTACATATCCTGGCGAACCTGGAACCCTTCCGGTATGGAGCGCCGGATTTTATACAGCAATGCGCTATCGGAATGAACGAAGTGTTGGGGGCGCATGGATTGCATTTGTATCCTGAAGCTTCCTACTGGGATTGGCCGTACACTGCCGACAGTATTAAAAACGGAAAACGATTATTACAGGTAGAGCGGGATTGGGTGTGGTACAAGGCCTGGAGCCGCTATGCATGGAAATCAAAACGGCCGGGCAATGAAGAGGCTGATTACTGGAGCCGGCTGATGGGCGGACAGTTTGGAGTAAGTGAAGAAAAAGGGAAAGCTATTCTGCGCTCCTATGAAGCAATGGGGCTGATTGCGCCCAAGTTGCTGCGCCGGTTTGGTATTACAGATGGCAATCGCCAGACATTGACACTGGGCATGCTGATGACGCAACTCATCAATCCATACCGCTACGGGCTGTTTACTTTATTGTACGAAGGCGAAAGCCCTGAAGGGGAGATGCTGACGGAGTATGCGGATAAAGAATGGAACCACCAGCCACATATCGGCGAAACTCCTGTGCAGATTGCAAAAGAAGTACGCAAACATGGTGATGATGCAGTGGCGGCGCTTCAGGGCCTGGATAAAACTATCCTGAAAAATAAAGATGAATTTGCCCGCATTCAAAATGATGCGGCCTGCTATCGGGCGCTGGCGTATCATTATGCGGCAAAAGCAGAAGCGGCTTTATTTGTATTGCGGTATAAATATTCCAATGACCTGAAAGATCTGGATAAAGCGGAACCATTATTAAAAGAAAGCCTGAACTGGTATGAGCAGTTGGTGCGTCTTACCAAAGGCAGCTATCTTTATGCAAACAGCATGCAAACGCAGCAGCGTAAGATCCCGATCAGGGGCGTGAACGGAACCTTCAAAACATGGGCGGAAGTACTCGTGCCCTTTAAACAGGAATATGCCCATTTTGAAAAAGCGCTGGATTCATTAAAGGCGTCCTCTAAGTTAGGGGCTGCTAACAGAACTGCATTAAAAAATGCGGCTGTACAATTACAGGGCGATTATGACCGGTTTAGGATCGACAGCCTGAGCGCTGTTTTTAAAGATACAGCGTTGGCCATTCGCTCCTATGCACCGGAGCTAAAAGGGTTGATGGGTGTCAAAATGGCCTTTAAGCAACAGGTAAAAGAGCCGGCCGCTATTTCTTTTACTAATGCTAAGCCGGTAAAAGTGCTGGTGGGCTTCTTTAAACAGCAGAAGGCCGCGTTTACAAAAGATACGGTTTATCTGAAAGCGCCGGAACTGGAAACCAATGCGCTGGCGAATGATTACGGCCAGGCAGATACAAGGATCGCCAATGCGTTGGTGATCCCGGGCATGCCGCCGGTAGATATTCACGTATATGAATTTAAAGCCGGTACTAATACATTAAAACTGGAACGCGGTGTCGCATTGATTTTGGGGTTTGTTGACGGCGATAACCTTGTTCCTGTTTACGATGCCGGATTATTTGAGAGCGGCAATAAAAAGCAGGTGGACTGGTTATTTGAATAAGCTTCAGCAACGCGTCATTTCGATGAATCCGTCGAAGGCGGACGAAGAGAACCTTTTCACCGCAGGTAAATCTCGTTGTTCGGGGATGAGATCCCTCACTGCGTTGCCAATGACAGATTACATTATGTATTGAAAACCAATTACACTTTTCGTCGTGCCGAGCGCAATGCAATGGAGCCGAGGCATCCCTGTGATGCCAAACTGCCCTGTAATTGAGAGACCCTTCCGCTCCGTCCCGAAAGCTTTCGGGACTGCGGTCAGGGTGACGAAAGAATATTATGTCATCGCCTTATTGTTTTTGCCCGCCTGAATGATCGCAGATCGAACAGGCAGCGCAAATAAATAACTCGGGATGACGTGGATAAAAATGAATAGAAGCAAAAAGGATGCATAAGATTTTTTTAATAGCGGTTGTTGGTTGTTTTGCCATAAGCGCAGGTGCGCAGTCTTATTTTGATGTTACAAAATATGGCGCAAAGAAGAATA
Proteins encoded in this region:
- a CDS encoding alpha-d-galacturonidase, with translation MRILIIGIILFFIIAPVKATAVKNKVALGVAANAAPRVQFGVQYLQEALKATGYEVHIVAPGTKPGTGQFILIQTPADRAPVKKESFTINAVKQYITIKGGDASGTMYGCFELADRIKRSGTIPQELTFTDAPEMVLRGQCIGLQKPYYLPGRNVYEYPYTPQTFPWFYNKKLWIQVLDSMAHNRMNSLYLWNGHPFASLVRLRDYPYAVEVDDATFKLNEEMYRFLTTEADKRGIWVIQMFYNIIVSKPFAEKNHLKTQERERPILPIIADYTRKSIAAFVEKYPHVGLMVCLGEAMQGIGNDDIEWFTKTIIPGVKDGLKALGEKDPSVASEEPPIVLRAHDTDAPSVMKAALPLYKNLYTEAKFNGEALTDPRPRGPWAALHQTLSKLGSVHIANVHILANLEPFRYGAPDFIQQCAIGMNEVLGAHGLHLYPEASYWDWPYTADSIKNGKRLLQVERDWVWYKAWSRYAWKSKRPGNEEADYWSRLMGGQFGVSEEKGKAILRSYEAMGLIAPKLLRRFGITDGNRQTLTLGMLMTQLINPYRYGLFTLLYEGESPEGEMLTEYADKEWNHQPHIGETPVQIAKEVRKHGDDAVAALQGLDKTILKNKDEFARIQNDAACYRALAYHYAAKAEAALFVLRYKYSNDLKDLDKAEPLLKESLNWYEQLVRLTKGSYLYANSMQTQQRKIPIRGVNGTFKTWAEVLVPFKQEYAHFEKALDSLKASSKLGAANRTALKNAAVQLQGDYDRFRIDSLSAVFKDTALAIRSYAPELKGLMGVKMAFKQQVKEPAAISFTNAKPVKVLVGFFKQQKAAFTKDTVYLKAPELETNALANDYGQADTRIANALVIPGMPPVDIHVYEFKAGTNTLKLERGVALILGFVDGDNLVPVYDAGLFESGNKKQVDWLFE